One region of Streptomyces subrutilus genomic DNA includes:
- a CDS encoding bifunctional DNA primase/polymerase — MSDTLTAALSVAERGWPVFPLRPGSKIPALHRQERCPRTDGCADGHLKWEQRATTDRAAIVRCWTHKPYNIGLATGPAGLIVIDLDRPKPDSGQDAPGGAENWLALCERAGQPVPATRTVRTPSGGTHLYFTAPDHARLGNTAGKLALLIDTRAHGGYVVAPGSTTAAGTYEVTDPSPVVELPAWLLSLLQPPAPRSVPLRMPGAVRGGSAARAALHAECEAVRQAPAHQANNTLNRSAFKVGRFVAWGDIPREEAEEAFQAAGEERGLTVAECRSTIRSALDSSARTVRARQTA; from the coding sequence AGTCGCCGAACGGGGCTGGCCCGTCTTCCCGCTCCGGCCCGGATCGAAGATCCCCGCTCTCCACAGGCAGGAGCGGTGCCCCCGCACTGACGGATGCGCCGACGGGCACCTGAAGTGGGAGCAGCGAGCGACCACTGACCGGGCCGCGATCGTCCGCTGCTGGACGCACAAGCCGTACAACATCGGCCTGGCCACCGGCCCCGCCGGACTCATCGTCATCGACCTCGACAGGCCCAAGCCCGACAGCGGTCAGGACGCACCTGGCGGCGCGGAGAACTGGTTGGCGCTCTGCGAGCGCGCCGGCCAGCCTGTCCCGGCCACCCGCACCGTGCGGACGCCCTCCGGTGGCACCCACCTGTACTTCACCGCCCCCGACCACGCCCGCTTGGGGAACACGGCGGGCAAGCTGGCCCTGCTCATCGACACGCGTGCCCACGGCGGATACGTCGTTGCCCCCGGTAGCACCACCGCGGCCGGAACCTACGAGGTCACCGACCCGTCTCCTGTCGTTGAACTGCCCGCTTGGTTGCTTTCGCTGCTCCAGCCTCCGGCACCACGCTCGGTGCCTCTCCGGATGCCGGGAGCGGTCCGCGGCGGAAGTGCGGCCCGCGCGGCTCTGCACGCCGAGTGCGAGGCCGTCCGCCAGGCACCCGCGCATCAGGCGAACAACACGCTCAACCGCAGCGCCTTCAAGGTGGGGCGCTTCGTCGCATGGGGCGACATCCCCCGTGAGGAGGCCGAGGAGGCCTTCCAAGCGGCGGGGGAGGAGCGTGGACTGACCGTGGCCGAGTGCCGCTCCACGATCCGCTCCGCCCTCG